In Actinoplanes sp. NBC_00393, a single genomic region encodes these proteins:
- a CDS encoding sensor histidine kinase, with amino-acid sequence MAARPLLVDVVLAGGLTVVSVIQGVEDDSADWKPYDRTGVLLTVLATLPVAARRRAPVAVLLFCCGGWALQIAAGYNPIITTYGVLLALYTVAATQPGRRIVACFVVAFTMWAWASLVAQATSALSVALQGLVIPAVIWKLGDSAKRLDESNRRLVEANTQLRRDREEQARRAVTDERVRIARELHDVVAHHVSVIAVQTGLARYVLRSDPATAHAALGTVLDTSAEAMEEMRRLLKLLRVGAEPANGGPESDAPAPGLATLPELFNRMRAAGVPVEVHVRGTPQALSPGLELCAYRVIQEALTNVLKHAAPAAATVVLEYHRRRLVAVVRDDGTRTAQPGGTGQGLIGMRERAMLYGGTLQAAARPGGGFEVRLELPVTAAAQRDDEDRT; translated from the coding sequence GTGGCGGCACGCCCGCTGCTCGTCGATGTGGTGCTGGCCGGCGGGCTGACCGTGGTGAGTGTGATCCAGGGCGTCGAGGACGACAGCGCCGACTGGAAGCCGTATGACCGGACCGGGGTGCTGCTCACCGTGCTGGCCACCCTGCCGGTCGCGGCGCGGCGCCGGGCCCCGGTCGCGGTGCTGCTGTTCTGCTGCGGCGGGTGGGCCTTGCAGATCGCCGCCGGATACAACCCGATCATCACCACCTACGGGGTGCTGCTGGCCCTGTACACGGTCGCCGCGACGCAGCCGGGGCGGCGCATCGTCGCGTGTTTCGTCGTCGCCTTCACCATGTGGGCCTGGGCGAGTCTGGTCGCGCAGGCGACGTCGGCGCTCAGCGTGGCGCTGCAGGGCCTGGTCATCCCGGCGGTGATCTGGAAGCTGGGGGACAGCGCGAAACGGCTCGACGAGAGCAACCGCCGGCTGGTCGAGGCGAACACCCAGCTGCGCCGCGACCGGGAGGAACAGGCCCGGCGCGCGGTCACCGACGAGCGGGTCCGGATCGCCCGGGAGCTGCACGACGTGGTCGCCCACCACGTGTCGGTGATCGCCGTGCAGACCGGCCTGGCCCGCTACGTGCTGCGCTCCGACCCGGCGACCGCGCACGCCGCCCTCGGCACCGTGCTGGACACCAGCGCCGAGGCGATGGAGGAGATGCGCCGGCTGCTGAAGCTGCTGCGCGTCGGCGCCGAACCGGCGAACGGGGGACCGGAGAGCGACGCGCCCGCCCCGGGCCTGGCCACCCTGCCGGAGCTGTTCAACCGGATGCGGGCGGCCGGAGTGCCGGTCGAGGTGCACGTGCGCGGGACACCGCAGGCACTGTCGCCGGGACTGGAGCTGTGCGCGTACCGGGTCATCCAAGAAGCCCTGACCAACGTGCTCAAGCATGCCGCACCGGCGGCTGCCACGGTGGTGCTGGAGTATCACCGGCGCCGGCTGGTGGCGGTCGTCCGCGACGACGGGACCCGCACGGCGCAGCCGGGCGGCACCGGGCAGGGATTGATAGGCATGCGGGAACGCGCGATGCTCTACGGCGGGACCCTGCAGGCCGCGGCGCGGCCGGGTGGCGGCTTCGAGGTACGGCTGGAGCTGCCGGTCACCGCCGCGGCGCAACGCGACGACGAGGACCGGACGTGA
- a CDS encoding response regulator transcription factor codes for MTIGVLVVDDQILTRAGLAALIRAAPGLDVVGEAADGQQAITLAAELRPEVILMDIRMPGISGAAATARILADAPSPPPRVLVLTTFDIDEYVYAALRAGASGFLLKETPPERLLAAIRTVADGDTLLAPSVTRRLVEAYAPSGPEHPPSDLAVLTAREIEILRLVATGRSNAHIAEALFVSEATVKTHLNRLMTKLNLSSRAQAVVAAYESGLVVPGGGHRQQG; via the coding sequence GTGACGATCGGTGTGCTGGTGGTGGACGACCAGATCCTCACCCGAGCCGGGCTGGCCGCGCTGATCCGCGCCGCCCCCGGCCTCGACGTCGTCGGCGAGGCCGCCGACGGGCAACAGGCGATCACCCTCGCCGCGGAGCTGCGCCCCGAGGTGATCCTCATGGACATCCGGATGCCCGGCATCAGCGGTGCGGCCGCGACCGCGCGGATCCTCGCCGACGCGCCGTCACCCCCGCCGCGGGTGCTGGTCCTCACCACCTTCGACATCGACGAGTACGTGTACGCGGCGCTGCGGGCCGGCGCCAGCGGCTTCCTGCTCAAGGAGACCCCGCCGGAACGGCTCCTGGCCGCCATCCGCACCGTGGCGGACGGCGACACACTGCTCGCCCCCAGCGTGACCCGCCGGCTGGTCGAGGCGTACGCCCCGAGCGGTCCCGAACATCCACCGTCCGACCTCGCGGTGCTCACCGCCCGCGAGATCGAGATCCTGCGCCTGGTCGCGACGGGCCGGTCCAACGCGCACATCGCCGAGGCGCTGTTCGTCAGCGAGGCCACGGTGAAGACCCACCTCAACCGGCTGATGACCAAGCTGAACCTGTCCAGCCGCGCCCAGGCAGTCGTCGCCGCCTACGAGAGCGGCCTGGTCGTGCCGGGTGGCGGGCACCGGCAACAGGGATAG